A genomic stretch from Plasmodium cynomolgi strain B DNA, chromosome 8, whole genome shotgun sequence includes:
- a CDS encoding phosphatidylinositol 3- and 4-kinase (putative) — MDGTGGTYLLFNSKKKVCSVFKPLDEEAFAPFNPRGYEGKMYQEGFRSGVLSGEGASREIAAYILDNNYNNFSSVPCTIMVEACNPHFNNKSKLKYVDHENNLKWKCGSLQEFVDSRESVGNYDYKQFSIRDIHKIAILDIRVMNLDRNDGNILVSPLKSLKDSCNQFLYRNNRSLGTSNEDILKRIVTIDKKPSRYSLIPIDHGLIMPHIMDVAEIDLVWFDWPQTKVPFDDEELEVIFTFDPDKDAEKIRNKLLIREDCIRTMRVCTRLLQIGARMHLNLHEIAKISTRKSIDEESVLEHLVRDSIVQAYQMMDYTSLMSTNRLGHILDLAEIKINKKKKNSKMKTIENIDEALKGANDTTDTKKIEKETCHFSPVSKDKCKSLDYSYGESLPSRHTFQGVKGIETAEDKLCGSSSKGKEGKTPHESRDRSEETLKYGTFCGSSVQPPGTSTGKDEDLRRDEKVQIVCESVSRAPDVIPREEAKGSLSNEFEAMERKEEKSAYDSLYRRRTPDVDLNVGSEQNEQNKTSTNSLSNRSEYTLVTASSSSCIDEKGGSNSCSGESPKGSVHGGGGSTPRSGGASGKRDDKGDEKGGGKSDEKRDEKRDEKRDDKQDSQLGSQPDDRARVHSASDQDARVKIKKKKKKKKKKKYYDKDDNKPGDEKKEEEEEKKEGKELPSDRPDDVPEEAQNETAKGDLLKSGAEDDTDDDDDDDDDDDDDDDDDDDDDDENDEENDVPFKKPTGTIKRITESSGTAYRSMEMNKVNSVWVIRDKNNKIISVKWENKIFEKLFFETFENYVKRYINDYHPEWKQYPYNGSQISGIKHGYLKSIK, encoded by the exons ATGGATGGGACAGGAGGTACCTACCTTCTATTCAACAGTAAAAAGAAGGTATGTTCTGTTTTTAAGCCATTAGATGAAGAAGCATTTGCTCCATTTAACCCTAGAGGATATGAAGGGAAGATGTATCAGGAAGGGTTTAGATCTGGAGTACTATCTGGAGAAGGAGCCAGTAGAGAAATAGCTGCATACATACTAGATAACAACTACAATAATTTTAGTAGCGTCCCTTGTACTATCATGGTGGAAGCTTGTAACCcacattttaataataaaagcaAGCTGAAATATGTAGACCATGAAAATAATCTCAAATGGAAATGTGGGTCTTTACAAGAATTTGTAGATTCTAGAGAGAGTGTGGGGAATTACGATTATAAACAATTCAGCATTAGGGATATTCATAAGATTGCAATTTTGGACATACGGGTTATGAACTTGGATAGGAATGATGGCAATATTTTGGTGTCCCCTTTGAAGAGCCTAAAGGATTCGTGCAACCAGTTTCTTTATCGGAATAACCGCAGCCTGGGCACGAGTAACGAGGACATCCTCAAGCGGATCGTCACCATTGATAAGAAGCCATCCAG GTACAGCCTCATCCCCATAGACCACGGACTCATCATGCCGCACATAATGGACGTCGCGGAGATTGACTTGGTTTGGTTCGACTGGCCCCAGACGAAG GTCCCCTTCGACGACGAGGAGCTGGAGGTCATCTTCACGTTCGACCCGGACAAGGACGCGGAGAAAATCCGTAACAAGCTCCTCATCCGGGAGGACTGCATACGGACCATGCGCGTGTGCACGCGGCTGTTGCAGATCGGAGCCCGGATGCACCTGAATTTGCATGAAATTGCCAAAATCAGCACGAGAAAGAGCATCGACGAGGAGTCCGTGCTGGAGCACCTCGTGCGGGACTCCATCGTGCAG GCTTACCAAATGATGGATTACACCTCCCTTATGAGTACCAACCGGCTGGGCCACATCCTGGACCTGGCGGAAatcaaaattaacaaaaaaaaaaaaaacagcaaaatgaagacgATCGAGAATATCGACGAAGCATTGAAAGGAGCAAACGACACAACTGACACaaagaaaatagaaaaagagaCCTGTCACTTTAGTCCCGTATCGAAGGATAAATGCAAGTCGTTGGACTACAGCTATGGGGAGTCCCTACCCAGTAGGCACACCTTCCAAGGTGTAAAAGGAATAGAAACTGCAGAGGATAAACTATGTGGGAGCAGCTCCaaggggaaggaaggaaaaacccCCCATGAGAGTCGTGACAGATCGGAAGAGACTTTAAAGTATGGAACCTTTTGCGGGTCATCAGTACAGCCTCCGGGCACCTCTACAGGGAAGGATGAAGACCTACGGAGGGATGAAAAAGTGCAGATCGTTTGCGAGAGTGTATCTCGTGCACCCGATGTGATTCCACGGGAAGAGGCAAAAGGAAGCCTAAGTAACGAGTTCGAAGCTATGgagaggaaagaagaaaagagtGCCTACGATAGCTTGTACAGGAGGAGGACTCCTGATGTGGATCTTAATGTAGGAAGTGAACAGAatgagcaaaataaaacatcGACCAATTCGTTGAGCAACAGGAGTGAGTATACGCTGGTGACTGCGAGCTCCAGTTCGTGCATTGACGAGAAGGGGGGGAGTAATTCCTGCAGTGGGGAGTCCCCCAAGGGGAGTGTGCATggcggggggggaagcacgcCACGCAGCGGTGGAGCGAGTGGGAAGCGTGACGATAAGGGTGACGAGAAAGGTGGTGGAAAAAGTGATGAGAAACGTGATGAGAAACGTGATGAGAAACGTGACGACAAACAGGACAGCCAACTGGGCAGCCAACCGGACGATCGCGCGCGAGTACACAGCGCGAGCGACCAAGACGCGagggtgaaaataaaaaagaagaaaaagaagaaaaaaaaaaaaaagtattacGACAAGGATGACAACAAGCCaggtgatgaaaaaaaggaagaggaggaggagaagaaggaaggaaaggaattGCCGAGTGACAGGCCGGACGATGTGCCTGAAGAAGCACAGAATGAGACAGCCAAGGGGGATTTGCTGAAAAGCGGCGCGGAAGACGATACGGACGACGATGACGAcgatgacgacgatgatgatgacgatgacgacgatGACGACGATGACGATGACGAAAACGACGAAGAAAACGACGTGCCGTTTAAAAAACCCACAGGAACTATCAAAAGGATAACGGAGAGCAGCGGGACGGCGTACCGCAGCATGGAGATGAATAAGGTTAATTCAGTCTGGGTGATAAGagacaaaaataataaaattataagcgTCAAATGggagaacaaaatatttgaGAAGCTTTTCTTCGAGACGTTTGAAAATTATGTCAAAAGGTACATTAACGATTATCACCCGGAGTGGAAACAGTATCCTTACAATGGGTCTCAGATCAGCGGTATCAAGCATGGCTACCTGAAGAGCATAAAGTGA
- a CDS encoding valine-tRNA ligase (putative), whose protein sequence is MHKTVEEKRLSSLRLSPQHVLDPRTTCKNESIFTTVTLGTLNGAAKRTGDLLEQLYQKGEAKRSPVPKYAFFKNTDRGTNGLLGLEKIYRIATRRRWNTTPPWSSLLQEGHLNKYVSQIEELNGLYSEELMATMYAMKEREEKRYLDRFSPSQYANAFICLFPPPNLSGELHAGHYFNFVQLHVLLLFSRHIWSRFSLALYGADHGGLSAHAAFSRMANPKWTKEKYISEINQWQEKLKEKILTCMQKMNIVVDRNRFYNTMDENMKKFVACIFQTLYRNDFIVKKLYPVYYCPRLGTIVSKLDVEFREALRPQWRVTLRLVDSGEESHVDTSSDSPHGDNTSPREKPKHRVVGELLNCKYPKNSHQTDEVKFFPQKFSHFFYLKSTHDVSPQVTSTNYINVEVSNLEDLKRLVAILHFSPKKEKNYGGKYALLPLLNKGVPVICANERNVRPLLGSRNMQGGSVHELSQGASTGDVFIPVFSKKEDYNHYANGRSYIDQPEPSHCAKGEKHTLRKETENWQAEQGLVPLVEHLLESGLAKEVTPRETQLKCAFYKNNECVLTLAEQWCLHYDKLSKIFFDGPHGGEKKNYRIIPSKYGDYFTGAFPPPSEWTLSRQVPYGHPVPLFKYAPPEGGAQKEAPLVGGGDPLLGHSCYVYGNDVDEAYHRLSKSELFQRSQVRRELLKREDDVLDNWGILKIIYPFVPHIAEMIFIRLFPKEHINRVGKSQALLHVCTPLSSNYDLMKNEMLPQLGEKSSLDKAFDTFMQIYSLLAKYKKGNYSHQGCTFHVYLKQNGEDEDGVPIEYFKNEEAFLEKSLGVNVRFLLGREPGLEGHSPAHPRTTWQRQILHDGPSFTIKVGEVPP, encoded by the exons ATGCATAAAACAGTGGAAGAGAAGCGGTTATCCTCCCTACGTTTATCACCACAGCATGTACTAGACCCCCGGACGACctgcaaaaatgaatcgATATTTACAACAGTCACACTAGGCACGCTAAATGGAGCTGCAAAAAGGACGGGGGACCTACTGGAACAGCTTtaccaaaagggagaagcgaaGAGAAGTCCCGTTCCCAagtatgccttttttaaaaacacagaTAGAGGCACAAACGGCTTGTTAggtttagaaaaaatttacaggaTAGCGACAAGAAGGAGGTGGAACACCACCCCCCCTTGGAGTTCACTCCTGCAGGAAGGTCACTTAAATAAGTATGTTAGCCAAATAGAAGAACTTAACGGATTATACAGCGAAGAACTAATGGCCACTATGTATGCCATGAAGgagagagaagaaaagaggTACTTAGATCGGTTCAGTCCTTCACAGTATGCCAatgcatttatttgtttatttcccCCACCCAATTTGTCAGGAGAGTTACACGCTGGACACTACTTCAACTTTGTTCAGCTCCACgtccttttgcttttcagTAGGCACATCTGGTCCAGGTTCTCCCTGGCGCTGTACG GCGCAGACCACGGAGGACTGAGCGCGCACGCCGCGTTCTCCAGAATGGCCAACCCAAAGTGGaccaaagaaaaatacataagCGAAATAAATCAGTGGCAGGAAAAgctaaaggaaaaaatactcacatgtatgcaaaaaatgaacatcgTAGTGGACAGGAACCGATTTTACAACACCATGgatgaaaatatgaaaaaatttgtcgCTTGTATTTTTCAAACACTGTATAGGAACGACTTCATTGTGAAGAAGCTTTACCCTGTGTATTATTGCCCCCGATTGGGAACCATCGTTTCTAAGTTGGACGTAGAATTCAGGGAGGCACTCCGGCCACAATGGAGGGTAACACTACGTCTGGTGGATAGTGGAGAAGAATCACACGTAGACACATCGAGTGACTCCCCCCATGGGGATAATACCTCTCCACGGGAGAAACCAAAACACAGAGTAGTAGGGGAACTGCTCAACTGTAAATATCCAAAGAATTCGCATCAAACGGATGAGGTGAAGTTTTTCCCACAaaaattttcccattttttttacttaaaaagtACACATGATGTGTCACCTCAAGTTACCTCAACCAATTACATCAATGTCGAAGTCTCCAATTTGGAAGACTTAAAAAGACTGGTTgctattttgcatttttctccaaagaaggagaagaactaTGGGGGCAAGTATGCCTTGTTGCCTCTTCTAAACAAGGGAGTACCTGTGATATGTGCCAACGAGAGGAACGTCCGACCCCTCCTGGGAAGTAGGAACATGCAAGGGGGAAGTGTGCATGAACTGAGTCAAGGAGCAAGCACTGGAGATGTATTCATCCCGGTTTTTTCTAAGAAGGAGGACTATAACCACTATGCGAATGGGAGAAGTTACATAGATCAGCCAGAGCCATCACATTGCGCCAAAGGAGAGAAACATACCTTGCGTAAGGAGACAGAAAACTGGCAAGCGGAGCAGGGACTGGTCCCACTTGTGGAACACCTGCTGGAGAGTGGCCTCGCCAAAGAGGTAACCCCGCGGGAGACGCAACTGAAGTGTgccttttataaaaataacgaGTGTGTGCTCACTCTGGCGGAACAGTGGTGCCTGCACTATGACAAGCtgagcaaaatattttttgatgGCCCACatggaggggagaaaaaaaactaccgAATAATTCCTTCCAAATATGGGGACTACTTCACAGGAgcgtttcccccccccagtgAGTGGACGTTAAGCAGGCAGGTCCCCTACGGGCACCCAGTGCCGCTATTTAAGTATGCGCCTCCCGAGGGGGGGGCACAGAAAGAGGCCCCCTTGGTAGGAGGGGGAGACCCCCTTTTGGGACACTCCTGCTACGTGTACGGCAACGACGTGGACGAAGCGTACCACCGTTTATCCAAGTCGGAGCTATTCCAACGTAGCCAAGTCAGGAGGGAGCTTCTAAAACGGGAGGACGACGTGCTGGATAACTG GGGTATactaaaaattatttatcccTTCGTTCCACATATAGCAGAAATGATTTTCATTAGGCTTTTTCCAAAGGAGCATATCAACAGGGTTGGAAAAAGCCAAGCACTACTCCATGTGTGCACTCCGCTGTCCAGCAACTACGATTTGATGAAGAATGAGATGCTTCCACAACTTGGGGAGAAGTCCTCCCTTGACAAGGCATTCGATACGTTCATGCAGATCTATTCCCTCCTGGCgaagtacaaaaaggggaactaCTCCCACCAGGGATGCACCTTCCATGTGTACCTCAAGCAGAATGGCGAAGATGAAGATGGTGTACCAATCGAGTActtcaaaaatgaggaagccTTTTTGGAGAAATCGCTCGGCGTGAATGTTCGATTTTTACTTGGTCGTGAACCTGGGTTGGAGGGACACTCCCCTGCTCATCCGCGTACCACATGGCAAAGACAAATATTGCATGACGGCCCATCCTTCACCATTAAGGTTGGGGAGGTACCGCCCTAG
- a CDS encoding splicing factor (putative) codes for MRGAGGFYKGTNTEQTPYFGDKEKKLIEKMTWPEIYNQKIDLTKINLDVVGKWIHKRLIEILGFEDDILYEYCVSQLRLDQEGIDDESENFLNSKRLKINLTGFIGNKKSEVFLQELLELLISNEQNEMQIVESEMEAKRIEIEQVRKENELLQRNIQNLRSIYTENTNQKDPTPVEKNANGKTDDPNGRPQDPKGRPQDRSKQIDGDSPKRSDHIHNRRRKKPTRCSTPESSRSTSELDKHSKYKRRKNKIYVNREKHHSDEDTSNGGDEEERDDPDGTVKHKHRRELDTANGRGSVKEFDDDSTRKSSKDSNAKEIHSIMKRKSYNSMKKGLRAWSPSESDNG; via the exons ATGAGGGGCGCAGGTGGATTCTACAAAGGCACGAACACGGAGCAGACGCCCTACTTTGgggataaggaaaaaaagttaatcgAAAAAATGACCTGGCCTGAAATTTACAACCAAAAGATTGACCTCACTAAGATCAACTTAGATGTGGTAGGCAAATGGATTCACAAAAGGCTCATCGAAATTTTAGGCTTTGAGGATGATATACTGTATGAGTACTGTGTCTCTCAGTTGAGGCTCGACCAGGAGGGCATCG ACGACGAGAGCGAAAATTTCCTAAATTCGAAGAGGCTGAAAATAAATCTGACCGGTTTTATTG gaaacaaaaaaagtgaagtcTTCCTCCAAGAACTACTGGAACTTCTCATTTCGAACGAGCAGAATGAGATGCAAATTGTGGAATCCGAAATGGAAGCGAAAAGAATCGAAATTGAGCAAGTCAGAAAGGAGAATGAGCTCCTGCAGAGGaacatacaaaatttgaGGAGTATATACACAG AAAATACAAATCAGAAAGACCCCACCccagtggaaaaaaatgccaatgGAAAAACGGATGACCCAAATGGGAGGCCGCAGGACCCAAAGGGAAGGCCGCAGGACCGGAGCAAACAGATTGATGGCGACTCGCCCAAGCGTAGTGACCACATCCAcaacaggaggaggaagaaaccaACTAGATGTTCTACTCCCGAATCGTCTCGGTCCACCAGCGAGTTAGACAAACACTCAAAGtacaaaaggaggaaaaataaaatatatgtaaataggGAAAAGCATCACAGTGATGAAGACACGTCCAATGGTGGAGACGAGGAGGAGCGGGACGACCCGGACG GAACGGTAAAGCATAAGCATCGAAGAGAGTTGGACACGGCGAATGGTAGAGGCTCTGTGAAAGAGTTTGACGACGACAG TACCCGAAAATCGTCCAAAGATTCCAACGCGAAAGAAATTCACAGcataatgaaaaggaaaagctaCAACAGTATGAAAAAGGGTCTTCGGGCTTGGTCTCCCTCCGAGAGTGATAATGG
- a CDS encoding hypothetical protein (putative) — translation MLNSDFGKPQDDVAVYEYTDIPMHVSLSSYVYKFKPWNNDTRCLYPPEKMQKEIDDLNLLMKSMVPWS, via the coding sequence ATGCTGAACTCCGATTTTGGGAAGCCCCAAGATGACGTGGCAGTGTATGAGTACACAGACATCCCAATGCACGTGTCCTTGTCCTCGTACGTTTATAAATTTAAGCCATGGAACAACGACACGCGTTGTTTATACCCCCCCGAGAAGATGCAGAAAGAAATAGACGACCTAAATTTGCTAATGAAGTCAATGGTTCCATGgtcataa
- a CDS encoding hypothetical protein (putative) — MSMRMIEGEICWNSQVFANRTDEHDPVDELGPNGDDSHVGVVRGGNAAEYGAEKGLCNAGGNGKSNLYQYRKEATNSTYCNSVENVNGPSGASRRSSLNFLGEEDGDGTHIGVDHVSGINDDRGERLGERSTRNTSNHRRRSSLSNATRYHQGEQALLRDPAKGPYLKREMGLARPSGRTSQARKTGQYEREGEDNSLTENNRRNSALSSAQDLGIAMENEPTTHRRRSFYDAEHANRINSNMWGHRHTRAHASGSGKGRFEKNGDLLRKEDLNYYGSESKRAMSNVNSIMGAYHAGGNLPRGKLTAHSNIFTKEGLNSNGRHGSNAPNGVLENIDKAEQEIVNNHLKNSLIQNEYVARRMSSILLNPTMPQKEIFNNRVVPMYDQHVQQSVTKFVPRNPSNGNNYTGDLSLQKYSTLGQRKNYTADTNNNSSFIVSSSVNKNNTSEEDSIIHVIGGGGADHENKQFVVRPRNSFLMRERNMHFNSVERNNSSNTPLINMDSVSNFSRNVPKSIESNLNMYTNKHSRALDINDLNSNTSRNYVNSSNSFKSDFTAMRENYAKMLDRSKSLTSQIYRAPVAQRYM, encoded by the exons atgagcatGCGGATGATAGAGGGAGAAATCTGTTGG AACAGCCAAGTGTTTGCGAACAGGACTGATGAGCACGACCCGGTGGATGAATTGGGTCCAAACGGGGATGACAGCCATGTGGGAGTTGTCCGTGGAGGGAATGCCGCAGAGTATGGAGCCGAAAAGGGCCTCTGTAATGCCGGTGGTAATGGAAAGAGCAACCTGTATCAGTACCGAAAGGAGGCGACGAACAGCACCTACTGCAACAGCGTCGAAAATGTGAATGGCCCAAGCGGGGcaagcaggaggagcagcctGAACTTCCTTGGCGAAGAGGACGGCGACGGTACCCATATCGGGGTTGACCATGTTAGCGGCATTAATGATGACCGTGGTGAGCGCCTAGGCGAACGAAGTACGAGGAACACCAGCAACCAtcgaaggagaagcagcctCAGCAACGCGACGCGTTATCACCAGGGGGAACAGGCTTTGCTCAGAGACCCAGCGAAAGGACCCTATTTGAAGAGGGAGATGGGACTGGCTAGACCATCTGGGCGTACGAGCCAAGCCAGAAAAACAGGGCAATACGAACGAGAGGGAGAAGACAATAGCTTGACCGAAAATAACCGCAGAAATAGTGCCCTCAGCAGTGCGCAGGATTTAGGCATAGCAATGGAGAATGAGCCAACAACACACAGGAGGAGAAGTTTTTACGATGCGGAGCACGCCAATAGAATCAACTCGAACATGTGGGGCCACCGACATACGAGGGCCCATGCAAGTGGAAGCGGCAAAGGgagatttgaaaaaaatggtgatcTTCTACGCAAGGAGGATTTAAACTACTACGGAAGTGAGTCGAAGCGAGCCATGAGTAATGTTAACAGCATTATGGGTGCATACCACGCTGGGGGGAATCTACCTAGGGGGAAATTAACTGCGCATAGCAATATTTTCACCAAAGAGGGCCTTAACAGCAATGGCCGCCATGGGAGCAACGCCCCAAACGGTGTCCTCGAAAATATTGACAAGGCCGAACAAGAAATCGTGAACAACCATTTGAAGAATTCGCTAATACAGAACGAATACGTCGCGCGGAGGATGAGCTCTATCCTGCTAAACCCAACCATGCCACAGAAGGAAATCTTTAACAACAGAGTTGTTCCCATGTATGACCAGCATGTTCAGCAAAGTGTAACAAAATTTGTTCCGAGGAATCCATCGAATGGTAATAACTACACAGGGGACCTTTCTTTGCAGAAGTACAGCACACTTGGTCAGAGAAAGAATTACACCGCCGATACGAACAACAACAGTAGCTTCATCGTAAGTAGCAGCGTCAACAAGAATAACACGTCTGAGGAGGACTCCATCATTCATGTGATTGGAGGCGGAGGGGCGGACCATGAGAATAAGCAGTTCGTTGTGAGACCTAGAAATAGCTTCCTCATGAGGGAGAGAAACATGCACTTCAACTCTGTGGAGCGAAATAACAGCTCTAACACGCCGCTAATCAATATGGACAGTGTGAGTAACTTCTCGCGAAACGTGCCGAAATCGATTGAATCGAACTTAAACATGTACACAAATAAGCACTCACGGGCGTTGGACATAAACGACCTGAACAGCAATACCAGTCGAAACTACGTGAACAGTTCGAACAGCTTCAAAAGCGATTTCACAGCAATGCGTGAAAACTACGCCAAGATGCTGGATCGCTCTAAGTCGCTCACGTCGCAGATTTATCGGGCGCCCGTTGCACAGAGGTACATGTAG
- a CDS encoding hypothetical protein (putative): MNLFLNVLILIDAASVTFLSVTFLMINLNEESLLLSKAHRENGKKALVVAILLYAVFLIFLFTYKAYKNKRKLYNNFFMKKRNAPRYVQLASTYFSATDEYEQYELSKI; encoded by the coding sequence ATGAACCTCTTCCTTAATGTACTCATTTTGATTGACGCAGCGAGTGTTACGTTTCTCTCAGTAACATTTCTTATGATCAACTTGAATGAAGAAAGTCTGTTACTAAGTAAAGCACACcgagaaaatgggaaaaaggcTCTGGTAGTAGCCATTTTATTGtatgcagtttttttaatttttctctttacaTACAAAGCCTACAAAAACAAGCGAAAGCTGTACAACAACTTCTTCATGAAGAAGAGAAATGCGCCCAGATATGTTCAGCTAGCCAGCACTTATTTTTCAGCCACAGACGAGTACGAGCAGTACGAGCTGAGCAAGATT
- a CDS encoding sybindin domain containing protein (putative) codes for MYSLYVNNQHGTLVYEKHFSDEIKLNSNEEIRLASMLHGISTISEKINVHASPLNESKRNIFKSLEKKGIETIEGDGFKIQCYDTLTGIKIFIVHKDDLNIEANTYLKKVHELYSDIILKNPFYDIDMPIRSAVFNEQVEKLFAGL; via the exons ATGTATTCCCTCTATGTCAACAACCAGCATGGTACGTTAGTTTACGAAAAG CACTTCAGCGACGAAATAAAGCTAAACAGTAATGAAGAGATAAGATTGGCCTCCATGCTGCACGGCATTTCGACCATATCTGAGAAAATCAATGTGCATGCGTCCCCCTTAAATGAATCGAAAAGGAACATTTTCAAGTCACTAGAGAAGAAGGGCATCGAGACAATCGAAGGAGATGGTTTCAAAATCCAGTGTTACGACACGCTGACAggaatcaaaattttcattgtGCACAAAGATGATCTTAACATCGAAGCGAACACTTATTTGAAAAAGGTTCACGAATTGTATAGCGAcatcattttgaagaaccCCTTCTACGACATTGATATGCCTATACGTTCCGCGGTTTTTAACGAGCAAGTCGAGAAGCTCTTCGCCGGCTTGTGA
- a CDS encoding eukaryotic translation initiation factor 3 subunit 11 (putative) — protein sequence MDVKNIIEEVQAIKVYPHMMFNASKLKILSDYVDIAFGNNEYFDNEVMLTLLRLFCLYPHCFDKIVIKKILVCVLYNINDIDMNTYLSLINPNLYDDHIRSIVYLYDLIKECHFIKMWSCINNNQWMDNRSCDYSFLTSHDNFICNIRKYILNCITLSFENISLENMAAYLNFHDMNELENFLNENKWTIKKAMHKDEEVKICSNGNIETMQQNKKSINTYFNEDNILSYINKLNN from the exons ATggatgtgaaaaatattatcgaGGAGGTTCAGGCCATTAAGGTTTATCCTCATATGATGTTCAACGCTTCCAAGCTGA AAATCCTGAGTGACTACGTAGACATCGCCTTCGGAAACAACGAATACTTCGACAATGAAGTGATGCTGACGCTGTTGAGGCTCTTCTGTTTGTACCCACACTGCtttgataaaattgtaataaaaaaaatcctcgTGTGTGTCCTGTATAACATAAATGACATAGACATGAATACCTACCTAAGTCTCATTAACCCTAACCTGTATGATGACCACATCAGAAGTATCGTCTATCTGTACGACTTGATTAAAGAGtgtcattttattaaaatgtggAGTTGCATTAACAACAACCAATGGATGGATAATCGAAGCTGTGACTACTCCTTCTTGACAAGTCAtgacaattttatttgcaaCATCAGGAAATACATACTCAACTGTATTACTTTAagttttgaaaatatttctcttGAAAACATGGCTGCTTATTTGAATTTCCACGATATGAACGAactggaaaattttttaaatgagaaCAAATGGACCATTAAAAAGGCTATGCACAAAGATGAGGAGGTGAAAATTTGTTCCAACGGCAACATAGAAACGATGCAACAGAATAAGAAGAGCATCAATACGTACTTTAACGAGGACAATATATTATCTTACATTAACAAACTTAACAATTGA